CCACCTGCTCCATGCGGCTCATGGCCTGCTGGGACAAGCCGCTCATGCGCTGCCTGGCCAGGGTGGCCAGGTGGCCCTGGGACGCGATGATGGCCTGGCCGAGCCACTGGCTGGCGGCCTGCTCGCCGGCCCCGGCGGGCATGCGCAATCCGATCACCAACCGCTGACGAGGGGACTGGGTGTCGGGCAGCTGGATGGCGAAGCCCTGGTCGGTCCGTTCGAACGCCAGGCTGCGATAACCCACCCGCACCCGGCCGAGGGCGTCGCCCAGCCAGTCCAGCACCTCGTCGAATCCGCGCTTGAGCTCCAGGTAATCCAGGGGCGCGAAGGCCGGCACCCCGGCCACCGGGTCCAGCGCGCACCAGCTGCCGGCCATTCCGGCCAGCAGGCCATGGAGGCGATCGGGCGAGGCCGCGCGGCTGTTCAGCGCCGATTCCACCTCGGGCAGCCGGGCCCAGAGCGCGCCGAGCTGCCGACGGATCTCCACCATGTCGTCGTGATTGCCGGACTGCTCCGCCTGGCGCAGGCGCCCGGCGAGGAACAGGCACTTCTCCCGGGCCCGGGCGCAGATCGACGCCACCGCGCGACCCAACACCGACTCGGGGAAAATCAGGGACGTCGGCGCCACGTAGGACTGCCGAACGTAACCGCCCCCTTCCTTGGCGATGCGCAGCAGCGGCAGGCAGACCGAGTCGGCCCGTCCGCCATCGGTCACCAGGCGCGCCGCCGGCCGCCAGACCAGGATGGGCTCGGGGTGCTCGCCGCTGGCCAGGTCCGGCACCGCATCGCCGACCGCGGACTGCAGGCGCCCACGCAACGGCAGCACCTGGCCGGCACGACCAAGGGGGTTCAGGGCGAGGTAGACGGTGACGCTGGCGGCGGCGGACTGGGCGATGGCGGCGCTGACATCCAGCTCGAGCGTCGCGCCACTTCCCGGCTGCAGGCTGACCGGCAGGCCATCGGGCAGGATCGCTTCCAGGGCCAGTATCCGCACCAGCCCCGCGCTGAGGGCGGCGGGGTCGAGATCGAGGTGGTCGAGCCCCCAGAACCAGGGGTTGCCGGCCTTGGCGAGTCGGGCGGCGAGGACCTCCGCCCGCAGACCCTGGAGCTGGAAATGCTGGGGCAGCAACTGCATCCCCTCGTGCCAGCACACCGCGTCAGGCAGAACCTTCATACCACTCCCCTTCGACTTCCTGGATTGTCGCAAGCCCGACTGCTGAACGAGGGGCCCTCCTCAGCGCCCGCTGTCGTTCAGCACGCGCATTTCCCTGCTGTCGAACCTGAGCCAGGCCCGACGTTGCTCATCCAGCCGCAGCCGATGGGCACCGGGTGTGTTATAGCCGGCGAAGACCAAAAGTCCAGCCGCCTGGTCGCCGGAAAGGGGGAACTCCCGGGCCTCCATGAACTGCCCCGGTACCAGCTCCAGGCTCCAGACCGAAAACTGCTGGCGGTAGTCGCGCCGGTACTGCTCGCGGTCGTTGAACCACTGCTGCGCGGTGATGCCGGAAAGCACCTCGAGCAGCGCCGGATCGCGCACTGCGATGAAGTCCACGGCGATGGGCATGTCGTCGTTGGCGCGCTGGGCGACGTCCAGGGTCAGGCTGTCGAGCGCCACCCTCGGTGGGAACAGATGGGTGCAGCCGCCCAGGAGGAAAACGACGGCCAGAGAGAGGGTTTTCGTGCGGTGAGCCAAGCGTCCCTGCTTCATGGAAATGCATCCCTGATTCGCGTTTGCAAATTTATAAACCTGTTCTAGCGTGACTGGGTAGTCCGTCAACCGCGACGGACTCGTGGGATCGCCTAAGGACAGGTGTGCGAGCAGTTCCCGCCCTGTCGTGCCGCGATTCAGCAAGGGAGTGCGATGACAGGACCCGTCCGACGCATTGCGCTCTGAGCACTGCATCGGAGCCCACCAACATGGCAGAAAGCACGCAGCACAAACTGGACCGGGTGCGCCCGCCCCGCGTCCAGATCACCTACGACGTCGAAATCGGCGACGCCATCGAGAAGAAGGAACTGCCGCTCGTGGTCGGCATCCTCGCCGACCTGTCGGGCAAGCCCGACCAACCGCTGCCCAAGCTAGGCGAACGTCGCTTCACCGAGATCGACCGCGACAACTTCAACCAGGTCCTGGCCTCCATCGCCCCCCGCGCCACCCTGCAGGTGGACAACACCATCAGCGGCGACGGCAGCAAGCTGAACGTCGAACTGCGCTTCAAGGACATGGACGACTTCGATCCGGTCAGCATCGTCAAGCAGATCACCCCGCTGCGCCGCCTGTTCGAGGCCCGCCAGCGCCTGCGCGACCTGCTCACCAAGCTGGATGGCAACGACGACCTCGACAAGCTGCTGCAGGACGTGGTGAGCAACACCGAAGGCCTGCAGGAAATCAAGTCCGCCCGCCCCGAAGCCGAGCCCGCCGCCCCCGCGGCCGAAGGCGACGCACCGGCCGAACCCCAGGCCTGAGGAGAGCCCACATGGCAACCGAATCCGCCACCAGCAGCGAGAGCACCACGCAGACCCTGACCCTGCTCGACCGCATCATCGCCGAAGGCCGCATGGCCCACGACGACAGCCAGCAGGACTACGCCCGCGACATGCTCGCGGAGTTCGCCACCCAGGTGCTCGACGAAGGCATGGCCATCGACAAGGACACCGTGGCCATGATCAACGACCGCATCGGCCAGATCGACAGGCTGATCAGCGACCAGCTCAACCAGGTCCTGCACCACCCGGAGCTGCAGAAGCTGGAAGCCTCCTGGCGTGGCCTGCACCTGCTGGTGCAGAACACCGAGACCAGCAGCCGACTGAAGCTGCGGCTGCTCAACGTCACCCAGAAGGAGCTCCAGAACGACCTGGAGAAGGCGGTGGAGTTCGACCAGAGCGCCCTGTTCAAGAAGATCTACGAGGAGGAATACGGCACCTTCGGCGGCCACCCCTTCAGCCTGCTGGTGGGCGATTACAGCTTCGGCCGCCATCCCCAGGACGTGGCCCTGCTGGAGAAGCTCTCCAACGTCGCCGCCGCCGCCCACGCCCCCTTCATCGCCGCCGCCAGCCCCCGCCTGTTCGACATGGACAGCTACACCGAGCTGGCGGTCCCCCGCGACCTGGCCAAGGTCTTCGAGAGCCAGGAGCTGATCAAGTGGCGCAGCTTCCGCGAGAGCGAAGACTCCCGCTACGTCTCCCTCGTGCTGCCGCGCTTCCTGCTGCGCCTGCCCTACGGCCCAGACACCCTGCCGGTGGAAGGCATGAACTACATCGAGGACGTGAACGGCACCGACCACGCCAAGTACCTCTGGGGCAACGCCGCCTGGGCCCTGGCTCAGCGCATCACCGGCGCCTTCGCCCGCTACGGCTGGTGCGCGGCCATCCGGGGCGCCGAGGGTGGCGGCGCGGTGGAGGGCCTGCCCGCGCACACCTTCCGCACCAGCTCCGGGGACCTGTCGCTGAAGTGCCCCACCGAAGTGGCCATCACCGACCGCCGCGAGAAGGAACTCAACGAGCTCGGCTTCATCGCCCTGTGCCACAAGAAGAACAGCGACCTCGCGGTGTTCTTCGGGGGCCAGACCACCAACAAGGCGAGGCTCTACAACACCAACGAAGCCAACGCCAACGCGCGCATCTCCGCGATGCTCCCCTACGTGCTGGCGGCCTCGCGCTTCGCCCACTACCTGAAGGTGATCATGCGCGACAAGGTGGGCAGCTTCATGACCCGCGACAACGTGCAGACCTACCTCAACAACTGGATCGCGGACTACGTGCTGATCAACGACAACGCGCCCCAGGAGATCAAGGCCCAGTACCCGCTGCGCGAGGCGCGGGTGGACGTCAGCGAGGTGGCCGGCAAGCCCGGCGCCTACCGCGCGACGGTGTTCCTGCGCCCGCACTTCCAGCTGGAGGAGCTGACCGCCTCGATCCGCCTGGTGGCCAGCCTGCCACCGCCGGTAGCGGCCTGACCCACCCCGCCCGCCGGAGCGACCGGCGGGCGGATCGCCTCATTCCACGCCTTTCCCGACTCAGGAGTTCCACCCGATGGATGCCATCATTCTCGACCTCGGCGACGACATCAAAGGCGACAGCCTGCTCGAGGGCTATTCCGACAAGATCGAGCTGATGTCCTACAGCCACAACGTGGCGATGCAGGTCACCAACGACGTCAGCAACTCCGAACGCACATCCGGCCGCCCCCATATCGGCGAATTCACCGTCACCAAATTCATCGACACCTCCACCCCGTCGCTGAACGAGTACTGCTGCGCCGGCAAGCCCATCACCACCGCGAAGATCACCATTGGCCGCAACGCCGCCGAGGGCGACGGCAAGATCCTCCCCTTCATCGTCTACACCCTGGACAACGTGGTGCTGTCCAACGTCAGCGTCAGCGGCGGGGCCGGCGGCAAGCCGGTGGAGACCCTGTCGCTGAACTTCACCAAGATCAAATGGGAGCTCACCGCCCAGAAGGACGACGGCACCAAGGAGGGCACGGCGGCCTCCACCTGGGACCTGGCCGCCAACAAGGTGGTCAAGTAGGGACGGTCGCCCATGTCGGACGCCGGCCTGCTGCCGCCCCTGTTCGATCGCCTCGCCGCCAGCGCGGACGAGGCGCCGCCCTTCGACCGGGAGGCCCTGGCCGAATCCGTGCGCCAGGAGCTGGCGCGGTTGCTCGATACGCGCCGCGCCAGGCCCCTCCTGCCCCGCCCACTGACCGTCCTCGACTACGGCATCGCCGACTGGAGCGCCCTGCACGCCCGCCGCAGCGACGACCGCCGCACCCTGATGCGGGAGATCCGCACCGCCGTGCAACACTTCGAACCCCGCCTGCAACTGGCCGAGGTGGAGGCC
This genomic window from Pseudomonas furukawaii contains:
- the tssK gene encoding type VI secretion system baseplate subunit TssK yields the protein MKVLPDAVCWHEGMQLLPQHFQLQGLRAEVLAARLAKAGNPWFWGLDHLDLDPAALSAGLVRILALEAILPDGLPVSLQPGSGATLELDVSAAIAQSAAASVTVYLALNPLGRAGQVLPLRGRLQSAVGDAVPDLASGEHPEPILVWRPAARLVTDGGRADSVCLPLLRIAKEGGGYVRQSYVAPTSLIFPESVLGRAVASICARAREKCLFLAGRLRQAEQSGNHDDMVEIRRQLGALWARLPEVESALNSRAASPDRLHGLLAGMAGSWCALDPVAGVPAFAPLDYLELKRGFDEVLDWLGDALGRVRVGYRSLAFERTDQGFAIQLPDTQSPRQRLVIGLRMPAGAGEQAASQWLGQAIIASQGHLATLARQRMSGLSQQAMSRMEQVAYGVGEDTRLFVVQAAGEWFDPEQKLCLAVPGQAAPAGPWQVILFVTNAHEFA
- the tssB gene encoding type VI secretion system contractile sheath small subunit, encoding MAESTQHKLDRVRPPRVQITYDVEIGDAIEKKELPLVVGILADLSGKPDQPLPKLGERRFTEIDRDNFNQVLASIAPRATLQVDNTISGDGSKLNVELRFKDMDDFDPVSIVKQITPLRRLFEARQRLRDLLTKLDGNDDLDKLLQDVVSNTEGLQEIKSARPEAEPAAPAAEGDAPAEPQA
- the tssC gene encoding type VI secretion system contractile sheath large subunit; translated protein: MATESATSSESTTQTLTLLDRIIAEGRMAHDDSQQDYARDMLAEFATQVLDEGMAIDKDTVAMINDRIGQIDRLISDQLNQVLHHPELQKLEASWRGLHLLVQNTETSSRLKLRLLNVTQKELQNDLEKAVEFDQSALFKKIYEEEYGTFGGHPFSLLVGDYSFGRHPQDVALLEKLSNVAAAAHAPFIAAASPRLFDMDSYTELAVPRDLAKVFESQELIKWRSFRESEDSRYVSLVLPRFLLRLPYGPDTLPVEGMNYIEDVNGTDHAKYLWGNAAWALAQRITGAFARYGWCAAIRGAEGGGAVEGLPAHTFRTSSGDLSLKCPTEVAITDRREKELNELGFIALCHKKNSDLAVFFGGQTTNKARLYNTNEANANARISAMLPYVLAASRFAHYLKVIMRDKVGSFMTRDNVQTYLNNWIADYVLINDNAPQEIKAQYPLREARVDVSEVAGKPGAYRATVFLRPHFQLEELTASIRLVASLPPPVAA
- a CDS encoding Hcp family type VI secretion system effector, which encodes MDAIILDLGDDIKGDSLLEGYSDKIELMSYSHNVAMQVTNDVSNSERTSGRPHIGEFTVTKFIDTSTPSLNEYCCAGKPITTAKITIGRNAAEGDGKILPFIVYTLDNVVLSNVSVSGGAGGKPVETLSLNFTKIKWELTAQKDDGTKEGTAASTWDLAANKVVK
- the tssE gene encoding type VI secretion system baseplate subunit TssE; the encoded protein is MSDAGLLPPLFDRLAASADEAPPFDREALAESVRQELARLLDTRRARPLLPRPLTVLDYGIADWSALHARRSDDRRTLMREIRTAVQHFEPRLQLAEVEAEAVPGQPQRLRIRLAGTLRCGQRQWPAVFLVDPRDDGLEVRHERLD